The following proteins come from a genomic window of Paenibacillus swuensis:
- a CDS encoding SDR family oxidoreductase, translating into MSTSQLKEEKLPPQHQERQPGLQSEMTPKPDAISEQYKGSGKLLGKAAIITGGDSGIGRSAAVCYAAEGADVAIVYLDEHGDAEETKKLIEAEGRKCLLIPGDIGDEKFCQEAVKKTVDAFGKLDILVNNAAEQHPQKSIADITQEQLERTFRTNIFSFFYMTKAALPHLKKGSSIINTASITAYKGSPQLLDYSSTKGAIVAFTRSLSGSLIEQGIRVNGVAPGPIWTPLIPSTFDEEKVAEFGTTTPMKRVGRPEELGPAYVFLASEDSSYMAGQILHINGGEVVNG; encoded by the coding sequence ATGAGTACATCCCAATTAAAAGAAGAAAAGTTACCTCCCCAACATCAGGAACGTCAACCCGGTCTTCAAAGTGAGATGACACCCAAACCGGACGCAATCTCTGAACAATATAAAGGCAGCGGTAAACTTCTGGGTAAAGCAGCCATCATTACTGGCGGTGACAGCGGAATCGGACGTTCGGCCGCGGTATGCTATGCTGCGGAAGGCGCCGATGTGGCCATTGTTTACCTGGACGAACACGGTGATGCCGAAGAAACCAAGAAGCTTATTGAAGCGGAAGGTCGGAAGTGTCTTCTGATTCCCGGCGATATCGGTGATGAGAAGTTCTGCCAGGAAGCCGTCAAGAAAACGGTTGATGCGTTCGGCAAGCTGGATATTCTGGTCAACAACGCGGCCGAGCAACATCCTCAGAAGAGCATTGCGGATATCACACAGGAACAATTGGAGCGTACATTCCGTACCAATATATTCTCTTTCTTCTATATGACAAAGGCGGCTTTGCCTCATCTGAAGAAGGGATCCAGCATCATCAATACAGCTTCCATCACGGCCTATAAAGGAAGTCCGCAACTTCTGGACTATTCTTCCACAAAGGGCGCGATCGTCGCGTTTACACGTTCCTTGTCCGGGTCGCTTATTGAACAAGGTATCCGGGTAAACGGGGTTGCTCCGGGTCCAATCTGGACTCCTCTGATTCCTTCTACTTTTGATGAGGAGAAAGTAGCTGAATTCGGTACTACAACGCCGATGAAGCGCGTAGGTCGTCCTGAAGAACTGGGACCTGCATACGTATTCCTGGCTTCGGAAGATTCATCCTATATGGCCGGTCAGATTCTGCATATTAACGGCGGCGAAGTCGTTAACGGATAA